The following proteins come from a genomic window of Sorghum bicolor cultivar BTx623 chromosome 3, Sorghum_bicolor_NCBIv3, whole genome shotgun sequence:
- the LOC8068032 gene encoding ATP synthase subunit beta, mitochondrial yields MATRRALSSILRSASRLRSASPSPCPRAPLHHRPSPAGFILNRAAAYASSAAAQAAPAPPPPSTGKKTGGGKITDEFTGAGAIGQVCQVIGAVVDVRFDEGLPPILTALEVLDNNIRLVLEVAQHLGENMVRTIAMDGTEGLVRGQRVLNTGSPITVPVGRATLGRIINVIGEPIDERGDITTNHFLPIHREAPAFVEQATEQQILVTGIKVVDLLAPYQRGGKIGLFGGAGVGKTVLIMELINNVAKAHGGFSVFAGVGERTREGNDLYREMIESGVIKLGDKQSESKCALVYGQMNEPPGARARVGLTGLTVAEHFRDAEGQDVLLFIDNIFRFTQANSEVSALLGRIPSAVGYQPTLATDLGGLQERITTTKKGSITSVQAIYVPADDLTDPAPATTFAHLDATTVLSRQISELGIYPAVDPLDSTSRMLSPHVLGEDHYNTARGVQKVLQNYKNLQDIIAILGMDELSEDDKLTVARARKIQRFLSQPFHVAEVFTGAPGKYVELKESVKSFQGVLDGKYDDLPEQSFYMVGGIEEVIAKAEKIAKENAS; encoded by the exons atggccaCGCGCCGGGCCCTCTCATCTATCCTCCGCTCCGCCTCTCGCCTCCGCTCCGCCTCACCGTCCCCGTGCCCGCGCGCGCCGCTCCACCACCGCCCGTCCCCCGCGGGCTTCATACTCAACCGCGCAGCCGCCTACGCATCCTCCGCCGCGGCCCAGGCCGCGCCCGCTCCGCCGCCTCCTTCCACCGGCAAGAAAACCGGTGGCGGCAAGATCACCGATGAGTTCACCGGCGCCGGTGCCATCGGCCAGGTGTGCCAGGTCATCGGCGCTGTCGTGGACGTGCGCTTCGACGAGGGGCTGCCCCCGATCCTGACGGCGCTCGAGGTGCTCGACAACAACATTCGCCTCGTGCTCGAGGTGGCGCAACATCTCGGTGAGAACATGGTCCGTACCATCGCCATGGACGGGACAGAGGGGCTCGTCCGCGGCCAGCGTGTTCTCAACACCGGCTCTCCCATCACT GTCCCTGTTGGTAGGGCAACGCTTGGACGCATTATCAATGTTATCGGTGAGCCTATTGATGAGAGGGGAGATATAA CAACAAATCACTTCCTTCCTATCCATCGTGAAGCCCCAGCCTTTGTCGAGCAAGCTACAGAGCAGCAAATTCTTGTTACTGGAATCAAG GTCGTGGATCTTCTTGCACCTTACCAAAGAGGTGGTAAAATTGGTCTCTTTGGTGGTGCAGGGGTGGGGAAAACTGTCCTTATCATGGAGCTGATTAACAATGTTGCCAAGGCCCATG GTGGTTTCTCTGTCTTTGCTGGTGTTGGAGAACGTACTCGCGAGGGTAATGACTTGTACAGAGAAATGATTGAGAGTGGTGTCATTAAGCTTGGTGATAAGCAG AGTGAGAGCAAGTGCGCTCTTGTCTACGGTCAAATGAATGAGCCTCCTGGTGCTCGTGCTCGAGTTGGGCTGACTGGTTTGACTGTTGCTGAGCATTTCCGTGATGCTGAAGGACAGGATGTGCTTCTCTTCATCGATAACATTTTCCGTTTCACCCAG GCGAACTCTGAGGTGTCTGCTCTGCTTGGGCGTATTCCATCTGCTGTGGGATACCAACCCACCCTTGCTACTGATCTTGGAGGACTGCAGGAGCGGATTACCACCACAAAGAAGGGTTCTATTACATCTGTTCAAGCTATTTATGTGCCTGCTGATGACTTGACAGATCCTGCTCCTGCAACCACCTTTGCCCATCTTGATGCTACTACTGTGTTGTCACGTCAG ATTTCTGAGCTTGGTATTTACCCTGCCGTCGATCCTCTCGACTCCACATCCAGAATGTTGTCCCCCCATGTTCTGGGTGAGGATCACTACAACACTGCTCGTGGTGTTCAGAAGGTTCTTCAGAATTACAAGAATCTCCAAGATATTATTGCCATTCTGGGAATGGATGAGCTCAGTGAAGATGACAAGTTGACGGTCGCTCGTGCTAGGAAGATTCAGCGGTTCCTTAGCCAGCCATTCCATGTTGCTGAAGTTTTCACGGGTGCACCTGGAAAGTATGTTGAGCTGAAGGAGAGTGTCAAAAGTTTCCAG GGTGTTTTGGATGGCAAGTATGATGACCTTCCAGAACAGTCATTCTACATGGTTGGAGGAATAGAGGAGGTCATCGCCAAGGCAGAGAAGATTGCCAAGGAAAATGCATCATAA
- the LOC8063074 gene encoding 65-kDa microtubule-associated protein 3 isoform X1, translating to MSSAVKDQLQQMSTTCDSLLLELNVIWDEVGEPDMARDRMLLELEQECLDVYRRKVDQANRCRAQLRQAIAEAEAELAGICSAMGEPPIHVRQSNKKLHGLREELNAIVPYLEEMRKKKVERWDQFLDVIEQIKKVASEIRPADFVPFRIPVDQSDLSLRKLEELTKELQSLQKEKSDRLKQVMEHLNTLHSLCEVLGVDFKQTVYEVHPSLGETDGSKNLSNSTIESLASAVNRLRELKVQRMQKLQDLASSMLELWNLMDTPLEEQQMFQNVTCNIAASEHEITEPNTLSTDFLSYVESEVLRLEQLKASKMKDLVLKKKTELEEHRRRAHLIGEEGYAAEFSDEAIEAGAVDPALVLEQIEAHIATVKEEAFSRKDILEKVERWLNACEEEAWLEDYNKDDNRYNAGRGAHLTLKRAEKARILVNKIPGLVDVLTTKIVAWETERGKEFTYDGVRLLSMLEEYMIVRQEKELEKKRQRDQKKIQDQLKAEQEALYGSKPSPSKPQSTKKAPRHSMGGANRRLSLGGPTTHAPKTDIMHSKTARAAKKAEDLGALSPTLSGSRGLDIAGLPVKKLCFNASTLREAETPRKPFAQIMPGNNVSSIPARPISNDTEEENKTPKTFAGLNPKTPATVTAPMQMAATPAVANKVVATPETLFQKAELPALPADIEYSFEERRLALYVARQVA from the exons ATGAGTAGCGCCGTGAAGGACCAGCTGCAGCAGATGTCGACGACGTGCGATTCACTCCTGTTGGAGCTCAAC GTGATTTGGGATGAGGTCGGTGAGCCAGACATGGCGAGGGACCGGATGCTGCTGGAGCTCGAGCAGGAGTGCCTCGACGTCTACAGGAGGAAGGTCGACCAGGCCAATCGGTGCAGGGCCCAGTTGCGGCAGGCCATTGCGGAGGCAGAGGCTGAACTCGCTGGCATCTGCTCGGCCATGGGCGAGCCACCGATACATGTTAGACAG TCAAATAAGAAGTTACATGGTTTACGAGAGGAATTGAATGCGATTGTCCCATACTTGGAGGAGATGAGAaagaagaaagttgaaagatggGACCAATTTCTTGATGTCATAGAGCAAATTAAGAAGGTTGCATCTGAAATCAGGCCTGCAGATTTTGTACCCTTTAGAATTCCTGTGGATCAGTCTGATCTGTCATTAAGAAAGCTGGAGGAGCTaacgaaagagctacaatcCCTTCAGAAGGAGAAG AGTGATCGGCTGAAACAAGTGATGGAACATCTTAACACTTTGCATTCGTTATGCGAGGTGCTTGGTGTAGACTTCAAACAAACAGTATATGAGGTGCACCCTAGCCTGGGTGAGACTGATGGATCAAAGAACCTAAGCAACAGTACAATTGAGAGTCTTGCATCTGCTGTAAACAGATTGCGTGAATTGAAAGTCCAGAGGATGCAAAAG CTTCAAGATTTGGCATCTAGCATGCTTGAACTTTGGAATCTCATGGATACACCACTTGAAGAGCAGCAGATGTTCCAGAATGTAACATGCAATATTGCTGCTTCAGAACATGAAATAACTGAGCCTAACACCCTCTCTACCGACTTCCTCAGCTAT GTGGAATCTGAAGTTTTAAGGCTTGAACAACTTAAAGCGAGCAAGATGAAAGACCTTGTTCTGAAAAAGAAGACAGAACTGGAAGAGCATAGGAGACGTGCTCATTTGATTGGCGAGGAGGGTTATGCAGCCGAATTTAGTGATGAGGCTATTGAGGCAG GAGCTGTTGATCCTGCGCTGGTGCTGGAACAAATTGAGGCTCACAttgccacagtgaaagaggaagCTTTTAGCCGGAAGGATATCCTCGAGAAGGTTGAAAGGTGGCTGAATGCATGTGAGGAGGAAGCTTGGCTGGAAGATTACAACAAA GATGACAATCGTTATAATGCTGGGAGAGGGGCCCACTTGACACTCAAAAGGGCTGAGAAAGCTCGTATTTTGGTTAACAAGATCCCAG GACTGGTAGATGTTTTGACCACAAAAATTGTAGCTTGGGAGACAGAAAGAGGAAAAGAGTTCACATATGATGGT GTCCGCCTTCTGTCAATGCTTGAAGAGTACATGATTGTTCGCCAGGAGAAAGAGCTAGAGAAGAAGAGGCAGAGG GACCAGAAGAAGATCCAGGATCAACTCAAAGCTGAGCAGGAAGCGCTGTATGGATCAAAACCAAGTCCATCTAAGCCACAAAGCACGAAGAAGGCACCTAGGCACTCCATGGGTGGTGCGAACCGAAGGCTGTCTCTTGGTGGACCCACAACGCATGCCCCCAAAACAGACATAATGCACTCCAAGACAGCTCGTGCTGCCAAGAAGGCTGAAGATTTGGGCGCTTTATCTCCTA CACTTTCAGGTAGTAGAGGCTTGGACATTGCCGGTCTTCCCGTTAAGAAGTTATGTTTCAACGCAAGCACTCTGCGAGAGGCAGAAACACCACGCAAGCCTTTTGCCCAGATCATGCCAGGAAACAATGTCTCATCGATTCCTGCGCGGCCTATCTCCAATGACACAGAGGAAGAGAACAAAACCCCCAAGACATTTGCAGGGCTCAATCCAAAAACACCGGCGACAGTGACGGCTCCTATGCAGATGGCGGCGACACCAGCTGTGGCTAACAAGGTCGTAGCCACTCCTGAAACCCTTTTCCAGAAGGCAGAGTTACCAGCACTGCCAGCAGACATCGAGTACTCGTTCGAAGAGAGGCGGCTCGCCCTTTACGTGGCCAGGCAAGTGGCTTAA
- the LOC8063074 gene encoding 65-kDa microtubule-associated protein 3 isoform X2 produces MSSAVKDQLQQMSTTCDSLLLELNVIWDEVGEPDMARDRMLLELEQECLDVYRRKVDQANRCRAQLRQAIAEAEAELAGICSAMGEPPIHVRQSNKKLHGLREELNAIVPYLEEMRKKKVERWDQFLDVIEQIKKVASEIRPADFVPFRIPVDQSDLSLRKLEELTKELQSLQKEKSDRLKQVMEHLNTLHSLCEVLGVDFKQTVYEVHPSLGETDGSKNLSNSTIESLASAVNRLRELKVQRMQKLQDLASSMLELWNLMDTPLEEQQMFQNVTCNIAASEHEITEPNTLSTDFLSYVESEVLRLEQLKASKMKDLVLKKKTELEEHRRRAHLIGEEGYAAEFSDEAIEAGAVDPALVLEQIEAHIATVKEEAFSRKDILEKVERWLNACEEEAWLEDYNKDDNRYNAGRGAHLTLKRAEKARILVNKIPGLVDVLTTKIVAWETERGKEFTYDGVRLLSMLEEYMIVRQEKELEKKRQRDQKKIQDQLKAEQEALYGSKPSPSKPQSTKKAPRHSMGGANRRLSLGGPTTHAPKTDIMHSKTARAAKKAEDLGALSPSSRGLDIAGLPVKKLCFNASTLREAETPRKPFAQIMPGNNVSSIPARPISNDTEEENKTPKTFAGLNPKTPATVTAPMQMAATPAVANKVVATPETLFQKAELPALPADIEYSFEERRLALYVARQVA; encoded by the exons ATGAGTAGCGCCGTGAAGGACCAGCTGCAGCAGATGTCGACGACGTGCGATTCACTCCTGTTGGAGCTCAAC GTGATTTGGGATGAGGTCGGTGAGCCAGACATGGCGAGGGACCGGATGCTGCTGGAGCTCGAGCAGGAGTGCCTCGACGTCTACAGGAGGAAGGTCGACCAGGCCAATCGGTGCAGGGCCCAGTTGCGGCAGGCCATTGCGGAGGCAGAGGCTGAACTCGCTGGCATCTGCTCGGCCATGGGCGAGCCACCGATACATGTTAGACAG TCAAATAAGAAGTTACATGGTTTACGAGAGGAATTGAATGCGATTGTCCCATACTTGGAGGAGATGAGAaagaagaaagttgaaagatggGACCAATTTCTTGATGTCATAGAGCAAATTAAGAAGGTTGCATCTGAAATCAGGCCTGCAGATTTTGTACCCTTTAGAATTCCTGTGGATCAGTCTGATCTGTCATTAAGAAAGCTGGAGGAGCTaacgaaagagctacaatcCCTTCAGAAGGAGAAG AGTGATCGGCTGAAACAAGTGATGGAACATCTTAACACTTTGCATTCGTTATGCGAGGTGCTTGGTGTAGACTTCAAACAAACAGTATATGAGGTGCACCCTAGCCTGGGTGAGACTGATGGATCAAAGAACCTAAGCAACAGTACAATTGAGAGTCTTGCATCTGCTGTAAACAGATTGCGTGAATTGAAAGTCCAGAGGATGCAAAAG CTTCAAGATTTGGCATCTAGCATGCTTGAACTTTGGAATCTCATGGATACACCACTTGAAGAGCAGCAGATGTTCCAGAATGTAACATGCAATATTGCTGCTTCAGAACATGAAATAACTGAGCCTAACACCCTCTCTACCGACTTCCTCAGCTAT GTGGAATCTGAAGTTTTAAGGCTTGAACAACTTAAAGCGAGCAAGATGAAAGACCTTGTTCTGAAAAAGAAGACAGAACTGGAAGAGCATAGGAGACGTGCTCATTTGATTGGCGAGGAGGGTTATGCAGCCGAATTTAGTGATGAGGCTATTGAGGCAG GAGCTGTTGATCCTGCGCTGGTGCTGGAACAAATTGAGGCTCACAttgccacagtgaaagaggaagCTTTTAGCCGGAAGGATATCCTCGAGAAGGTTGAAAGGTGGCTGAATGCATGTGAGGAGGAAGCTTGGCTGGAAGATTACAACAAA GATGACAATCGTTATAATGCTGGGAGAGGGGCCCACTTGACACTCAAAAGGGCTGAGAAAGCTCGTATTTTGGTTAACAAGATCCCAG GACTGGTAGATGTTTTGACCACAAAAATTGTAGCTTGGGAGACAGAAAGAGGAAAAGAGTTCACATATGATGGT GTCCGCCTTCTGTCAATGCTTGAAGAGTACATGATTGTTCGCCAGGAGAAAGAGCTAGAGAAGAAGAGGCAGAGG GACCAGAAGAAGATCCAGGATCAACTCAAAGCTGAGCAGGAAGCGCTGTATGGATCAAAACCAAGTCCATCTAAGCCACAAAGCACGAAGAAGGCACCTAGGCACTCCATGGGTGGTGCGAACCGAAGGCTGTCTCTTGGTGGACCCACAACGCATGCCCCCAAAACAGACATAATGCACTCCAAGACAGCTCGTGCTGCCAAGAAGGCTGAAGATTTGGGCGCTTTATCTCCTA GTAGTAGAGGCTTGGACATTGCCGGTCTTCCCGTTAAGAAGTTATGTTTCAACGCAAGCACTCTGCGAGAGGCAGAAACACCACGCAAGCCTTTTGCCCAGATCATGCCAGGAAACAATGTCTCATCGATTCCTGCGCGGCCTATCTCCAATGACACAGAGGAAGAGAACAAAACCCCCAAGACATTTGCAGGGCTCAATCCAAAAACACCGGCGACAGTGACGGCTCCTATGCAGATGGCGGCGACACCAGCTGTGGCTAACAAGGTCGTAGCCACTCCTGAAACCCTTTTCCAGAAGGCAGAGTTACCAGCACTGCCAGCAGACATCGAGTACTCGTTCGAAGAGAGGCGGCTCGCCCTTTACGTGGCCAGGCAAGTGGCTTAA